A stretch of Paenibacillus peoriae DNA encodes these proteins:
- the spoIIID gene encoding sporulation transcriptional regulator SpoIIID, which translates to MHDYIKERTIKIGRCIVETRNTVRTIAKEFGVSKSTVHKDLTERLPEINPDLADQVKHILEYHKSIRHLRGGEATKIKYKKTSGKRREILVSGKS; encoded by the coding sequence GTGCACGATTACATCAAGGAACGGACCATCAAAATCGGTCGCTGTATCGTGGAAACAAGGAATACGGTCCGTACGATTGCCAAGGAATTTGGTGTCTCCAAGAGCACGGTGCATAAAGATCTGACCGAACGGCTGCCTGAAATCAACCCGGATCTTGCCGATCAGGTGAAGCACATTCTTGAATACCATAAATCCATCCGCCATCTGCGGGGGGGAGAAGCCACGAAAATTAAGTACAAAAAAACGAGTGGCAAACGAAGGGAAATTCTCGTTTCCGGCAAGTCCTAA
- a CDS encoding DNA-directed RNA polymerase subunit beta gives MKEEQSDSRPVPVKTKSRWRTARYFIVPLLLLLSLLGGLIAGYVIVGKQGLSGVFEWKTWQHVIDLIFAP, from the coding sequence ATGAAAGAAGAACAATCTGATTCCCGTCCGGTGCCTGTAAAGACGAAGTCCCGCTGGCGTACTGCTCGTTATTTCATAGTTCCGTTGCTGCTCCTGTTATCGCTGTTAGGCGGCTTAATTGCAGGATATGTAATTGTAGGTAAGCAAGGGTTGTCAGGCGTATTCGAGTGGAAAACCTGGCAGCATGTCATTGATCTTATATTTGCGCCTTAG
- a CDS encoding flagellar hook-basal body protein, which yields MNNSMIGAMVSMASVQQRLDLIADNIANVNTVGYKSKQGSFEDVLANVKQQPSTYLQNGRAMPLGYNLGYGVRTAAIMKNMEQGPLKETGIPTDLAIQGNAMFEVQGNGQKAWTRDGSFHFIPDPNDSATMMLTTAEGYSVLDNNDVPVTAPAGSKVAINSDGELLIRANGTGDPTVGQRIKLMDVQRPEGLEQRDDNLFVLLNGVTEANVFGAAGVAGAVPADVSVRSGYLEESNVDLAGEMTDMMQVQRMYQMAARALTSSDTMMNMANNLRA from the coding sequence ATGAACAACTCCATGATTGGTGCAATGGTATCTATGGCCAGTGTGCAGCAGCGTTTGGATTTAATTGCCGATAATATTGCCAATGTCAATACAGTTGGTTATAAGAGTAAACAGGGTTCCTTTGAAGATGTATTGGCCAATGTGAAACAACAGCCTTCAACGTATCTCCAAAATGGACGGGCCATGCCGCTCGGTTATAATTTGGGCTACGGAGTTAGAACGGCCGCAATCATGAAAAATATGGAGCAAGGTCCGCTCAAGGAGACGGGAATTCCTACTGATCTGGCGATCCAGGGTAATGCCATGTTTGAAGTTCAGGGAAATGGGCAAAAAGCTTGGACCCGTGATGGTAGCTTTCATTTTATTCCTGATCCGAATGATAGTGCGACGATGATGTTGACCACTGCTGAAGGCTACTCCGTGCTGGATAACAATGATGTTCCTGTGACTGCTCCAGCGGGTTCCAAGGTGGCTATTAACTCGGATGGCGAATTGCTGATTCGTGCTAATGGAACTGGGGATCCGACAGTTGGTCAGAGAATCAAGCTAATGGATGTACAGCGTCCAGAAGGACTGGAACAGCGGGATGATAACCTGTTCGTGTTGTTGAATGGTGTAACAGAGGCAAATGTATTCGGAGCTGCAGGTGTGGCAGGTGCTGTTCCAGCGGACGTATCTGTGCGTTCCGGTTATCTCGAGGAATCTAATGTGGATTTAGCGGGCGAAATGACGGATATGATGCAAGTTCAGCGGATGTATCAAATGGCGGCACGGGCATTAACTTCTAGCGATACGATGATGAACATGGCCAACAATCTGAGGGCTTAA
- the spoIID gene encoding stage II sporulation protein D, with protein MKDSQVRIRIPIHHPKEHRQALFAEEDTGSIATLLQKNKLMQQQPDARGTLPTGVKPNRGTTAVPSAVNSVDTALPIAGVAAHDTRAASPLPHLRPSAGRAPRWGSRRPWLPFAAMAGVLVLAMAVPALMAWPRQTAQPVPPSSRTAVPAAPSVTAKGETPVTRLPGVPPMPAVPAAPTRSVPVAAEPDVRVYVTSTGRTETLPLEQYIVGVVAAEMPPSFEGEALKAQAIAARTFIARRLLADDTSGAPAGADVTDTVKHQAYISKAKLTREWGHSGKSAELAKIQQAVRDTKDTIMVYEGKPITASFFSTSNGYTENSEDVWAKAVPYLRSVSSPWDKQLAPRYSETVTLSRQSVFDRLGLSRTAIAASTGGGSMPEIRILSKTEGHRIKKIEVGGSIFTGPEIRNKLGLRSAEFTWKAEGDRIAITTYGYGHGVGMSQWGANGMAKEGHTATQILLHYYTGISFAQASRILS; from the coding sequence ATGAAAGATTCACAGGTTCGCATCCGTATACCCATTCATCATCCTAAGGAACATCGCCAGGCTTTATTTGCGGAGGAAGACACTGGCTCTATAGCTACCTTGTTACAGAAAAATAAGCTTATGCAACAGCAGCCGGACGCAAGAGGTACATTGCCGACTGGCGTCAAGCCCAATCGGGGTACAACAGCCGTGCCTTCCGCTGTGAACTCTGTTGATACGGCTCTGCCTATCGCTGGAGTAGCGGCCCATGACACACGCGCTGCAAGCCCGCTGCCGCACCTGCGTCCTTCCGCCGGGCGTGCCCCACGCTGGGGCAGCCGCCGCCCATGGCTGCCATTCGCCGCCATGGCAGGGGTGCTGGTGCTTGCCATGGCTGTGCCCGCGCTAATGGCGTGGCCTCGCCAGACGGCGCAGCCGGTGCCGCCAAGCAGCCGCACGGCAGTACCGGCTGCGCCTAGCGTGACGGCAAAGGGTGAGACGCCCGTCACGCGCTTACCGGGCGTCCCGCCGATGCCAGCGGTGCCCGCTGCGCCAACGCGTAGCGTACCGGTGGCGGCAGAGCCAGACGTGCGTGTGTATGTCACGTCCACCGGTCGCACGGAGACGTTACCGCTGGAGCAATACATTGTCGGCGTAGTAGCTGCCGAAATGCCGCCCAGCTTTGAGGGGGAGGCACTGAAAGCGCAGGCCATAGCCGCGCGTACCTTCATTGCCCGGCGCTTGCTGGCTGATGACACTAGCGGTGCCCCTGCGGGAGCAGATGTGACGGATACTGTTAAACATCAGGCTTATATCTCCAAAGCTAAACTTACTAGAGAATGGGGGCATTCTGGTAAATCCGCAGAGCTGGCTAAAATTCAGCAGGCCGTACGAGACACCAAGGATACGATCATGGTATATGAAGGCAAGCCCATTACGGCATCTTTTTTTTCTACTAGCAATGGCTACACCGAAAATTCAGAGGATGTGTGGGCGAAGGCAGTGCCCTATTTACGAAGCGTATCAAGTCCATGGGACAAGCAGTTGGCCCCGCGTTATTCAGAAACCGTCACACTGAGTCGTCAAAGCGTGTTCGATAGATTGGGGTTAAGTCGTACTGCAATTGCCGCCTCTACTGGAGGAGGAAGTATGCCAGAGATTCGTATACTCTCCAAGACAGAAGGACATCGCATCAAGAAGATTGAAGTTGGTGGCTCAATCTTTACGGGACCGGAGATCCGTAACAAACTGGGGTTGCGTTCGGCTGAGTTTACGTGGAAGGCTGAAGGGGACCGGATTGCTATAACAACCTATGGTTATGGTCATGGTGTTGGTATGAGTCAGTGGGGAGCCAATGGAATGGCCAAAGAAGGTCATACTGCCACTCAAATACTCCTTCACTATTATACTGGCATTTCTTTTGCGCAAGCCTCTCGTATTCTAAGTTAG
- a CDS encoding flagellar hook-basal body protein: MLRGLYTAAAGLMTQQRRHDTVTQNIANMNTTGYKQENSVQRSFPEMLISMTGGNPDNPDRTVGKLNTGVFAEESLSPYIQGALKDSGQATDFAIQSNINVNDPATGQPMAFDQAGKFINANGEVTYRPEAFFSVRDSNGNVRYTRDGHFQVNGAGALLSSTGSAVLDTNGNPIQLTGAVSELKVNERGELVDSQSNQTLGTTLGISVIDRPYQLVREGNGNFRLNDTDGAAARMMTANDAVSVRQGYLEVSNVDASQSMVDMMAALRAYEANQKVIQFYDKSLDKAVNEVGRV, from the coding sequence ATGTTGAGAGGTTTATATACTGCGGCCGCCGGATTGATGACACAACAACGACGCCATGACACCGTGACGCAAAATATTGCTAATATGAATACGACGGGATACAAACAGGAGAACAGTGTTCAGCGTTCTTTCCCCGAAATGCTTATATCCATGACGGGTGGTAACCCTGATAACCCGGACCGTACGGTCGGCAAGCTCAATACTGGCGTTTTTGCTGAGGAAAGCCTCTCCCCTTACATTCAGGGAGCATTAAAGGACAGTGGACAAGCGACGGATTTTGCGATACAGTCCAATATTAATGTGAACGACCCAGCTACTGGTCAACCTATGGCTTTTGATCAGGCGGGAAAATTCATCAATGCTAACGGTGAAGTCACCTACCGTCCAGAAGCGTTTTTTTCGGTGCGGGACAGTAATGGGAATGTTCGTTATACACGTGATGGGCATTTTCAAGTAAATGGAGCGGGAGCATTGCTTTCATCGACTGGCTCAGCGGTGCTGGATACGAATGGAAACCCAATTCAATTGACCGGGGCTGTCTCAGAGCTTAAAGTAAATGAGCGGGGCGAATTGGTAGATAGCCAGTCCAACCAGACATTGGGGACGACGCTCGGTATTAGTGTCATTGATCGTCCGTACCAGCTCGTTCGTGAGGGTAATGGGAATTTCCGTCTGAATGATACTGATGGTGCTGCAGCTAGGATGATGACCGCTAATGATGCTGTATCCGTTCGTCAAGGTTACCTGGAGGTATCTAATGTAGATGCTTCACAGTCAATGGTGGATATGATGGCTGCGTTAAGAGCGTACGAAGCGAATCAGAAGGTAATTCAATTTTATGATAAAAGCTTGGACAAGGCCGTTAATGAAGTAGGCCGTGTATAA
- a CDS encoding rod shape-determining protein: MFSNDIGIDLGTANVLIHVKGKGVVLDEPSVVAIESDTKRVLAVGEEARRMVGRTPGNIIAIRPLRDGVIADFEVTEAMLKYFINRVGGKSWYSHPRILICAPTNITSVEQKAIREAAERSGAKEVFLEEEPKAAAIGAGMDIFEPSGNMVVDIGGGTTDVAVLSMGDVVTASSIKMAGDKFDTAIMKYVKTKYKLLIGERTAEDIKIAIGTVHPSGRRAEMDIRGRDMVSGLPKTLSISADEVQDALRDPVSAIVAAAKFVLEQTPPELSADIIDRGVILTGGGALLSGLDELLAEELRVPVLVAEDPMHCVVKGTGIMLDNLDHVVKKKF; this comes from the coding sequence ATGTTCAGTAATGATATCGGTATCGACCTCGGTACGGCCAACGTGCTTATCCACGTCAAAGGGAAGGGGGTTGTTCTTGACGAACCTTCCGTTGTCGCGATAGAAAGCGATACAAAAAGAGTCCTGGCTGTCGGAGAGGAAGCGCGCCGTATGGTGGGACGTACTCCTGGTAATATCATAGCCATCCGTCCATTACGTGATGGTGTCATCGCCGATTTTGAAGTAACAGAAGCGATGTTAAAATATTTTATCAATCGGGTGGGGGGAAAAAGCTGGTACAGCCACCCTCGTATTCTAATTTGTGCGCCAACGAACATTACCTCAGTGGAGCAAAAAGCGATTCGTGAAGCGGCGGAACGTAGCGGGGCCAAGGAAGTATTTTTGGAGGAAGAGCCAAAAGCGGCTGCCATCGGGGCAGGAATGGATATTTTTGAGCCTAGCGGCAACATGGTAGTGGATATTGGTGGCGGAACGACTGACGTTGCAGTCCTCTCTATGGGGGATGTCGTAACAGCTTCTTCCATTAAAATGGCAGGGGACAAATTTGATACAGCCATCATGAAATATGTAAAAACGAAGTACAAGCTTCTGATCGGAGAACGTACGGCTGAAGATATCAAGATTGCTATCGGAACTGTGCATCCGAGTGGACGTCGTGCAGAGATGGACATCCGTGGACGGGATATGGTATCCGGATTGCCCAAAACGTTAAGTATATCTGCAGATGAAGTGCAGGATGCACTTAGAGATCCTGTGTCAGCGATTGTTGCTGCGGCCAAGTTTGTATTGGAGCAGACCCCACCGGAACTGTCAGCTGATATTATTGACCGTGGTGTTATTTTGACTGGTGGCGGTGCCTTGCTTAGCGGATTGGACGAGCTACTTGCTGAAGAACTGCGCGTTCCCGTACTGGTTGCCGAAGATCCGATGCATTGTGTTGTTAAAGGTACAGGAATTATGCTGGATAATTTGGATCATGTGGTTAAGAAAAAGTTCTAA
- a CDS encoding M23 family metallopeptidase, with protein sequence MNEQNKNQNQNHEETPKTFQGGRASRPSSWKKLLSKRWAYPAAYIAAAAIILTLVWVYQDASQKSFKPDPASPSVQSTSAVNTDVNGQQPESVEVVAQSENIAWPVADAGAVQVVKPFFDENATADEQAAAMVEYDKTFTANTGIDLSRTDDQAFEVRAALSGKVSRVEQHPLVGNVVEITHDNNLKTVYQSLSDLKVKEGDQVKQNDVIASAGRNELEKDLKTHLHFEVYQDDKPVNPAGLLPKK encoded by the coding sequence ATGAATGAACAAAATAAAAACCAGAACCAAAACCATGAAGAGACACCCAAAACCTTTCAGGGTGGAAGAGCTTCGCGGCCGTCTTCGTGGAAAAAGCTGTTGTCCAAAAGGTGGGCATACCCGGCAGCCTACATTGCCGCAGCAGCCATTATACTAACTTTAGTGTGGGTCTATCAGGATGCCAGCCAGAAGTCTTTCAAACCTGACCCAGCTAGTCCATCGGTACAGAGCACAAGTGCAGTGAATACCGATGTTAACGGACAACAGCCAGAAAGCGTGGAAGTCGTTGCCCAGTCGGAAAATATCGCATGGCCAGTGGCAGATGCTGGCGCAGTACAGGTCGTAAAGCCGTTCTTTGATGAGAATGCGACCGCTGATGAGCAGGCGGCAGCTATGGTAGAGTACGATAAAACATTTACCGCTAACACTGGGATTGATCTTTCCCGGACTGACGATCAGGCGTTTGAAGTAAGAGCCGCCCTGAGTGGCAAAGTATCTCGTGTGGAACAACATCCGCTGGTAGGTAATGTCGTAGAAATTACGCATGATAATAATCTCAAAACGGTGTACCAAAGCTTGAGTGATCTGAAAGTAAAAGAAGGCGATCAAGTGAAACAAAACGATGTGATTGCTTCAGCGGGTCGTAACGAGCTTGAAAAGGATTTGAAAACACATTTGCATTTTGAAGTGTATCAGGATGACAAGCCTGTGAATCCAGCAGGTCTGCTTCCTAAAAAATAA